A window from Oscillatoria sp. FACHB-1406 encodes these proteins:
- a CDS encoding Uma2 family endonuclease — MVSFAQRIPPLENGDRLNRYEFERRYNAMPHLKKAELIEGVVYLTASVRFKSHAEPHAHLISWFGIYQTFTPGVLLGNNPTVRLDLDNAPQPDIALFLDKQRGGQARLSKDDYIEGAPEFIAEIAASGAAIDLGDKKRAYRRNQVQEYFVWQVFEQKLDWFVWQEGKYVSLPMDEAGIIRSQTFPGLWLATRELLAGNMQRVLSILNEGLASAEHQAFLRKLSES, encoded by the coding sequence ATGGTTAGTTTTGCCCAACGTATCCCCCCACTCGAAAACGGCGATCGCCTGAATCGCTATGAATTTGAGCGCCGCTACAATGCGATGCCCCATCTCAAGAAGGCAGAGTTAATTGAAGGAGTGGTTTATCTAACTGCGAGCGTAAGGTTTAAGAGTCACGCAGAACCCCATGCTCATCTGATAAGTTGGTTTGGGATTTATCAAACTTTTACTCCGGGAGTTCTGCTGGGCAATAATCCCACAGTGCGTCTCGATCTCGACAACGCCCCTCAACCCGATATTGCTTTATTCCTCGACAAACAACGGGGCGGACAAGCCCGACTGAGCAAAGATGATTATATTGAAGGTGCGCCCGAATTTATTGCTGAAATTGCTGCCAGTGGTGCCGCGATCGATTTAGGGGATAAGAAACGCGCTTATCGGCGCAATCAGGTGCAAGAATACTTTGTCTGGCAGGTCTTCGAGCAAAAATTGGACTGGTTTGTTTGGCAGGAAGGGAAATATGTGTCCTTACCGATGGATGAGGCGGGAATCATTCGCAGTCAAACTTTTCCGGGTTTATGGTTAGCCACGCGGGAATTATTAGCCGGAAATATGCAGCGCGTACTATCGATTTTAAACGAAGGATTAGCCTCAGCAGAACATCAAGCTTTTCTGCGGAAACTTTCTGAATCGTAG
- a CDS encoding glycosyltransferase family 4 protein yields MKILFVITRADTVGGAQVHVKDLALRLKQDNHSIKVITGTSGKYIDLLNSLNIDAISCPSLKRSISPMNDFKAMKDIQKKIEEFIPDIISLHSSKVGILGRLACYFSNRKPCIFTAHGWSFTDGVPEPQKIAYRIVEKLIQPLGSKTICVSEYDRSLGISAGMNPIHLVTIHNGMPDIEPSLRANPAQSNPLRLIMVARMDAQKDHSTLLQAITGIPNIKLQFVGDGSNYTEIYNQAKYLELLDKVEFLGFQTNVAKFLSKAQIFLLISNWEGFPRTTLEAMRAGLPTIVSDVGGASEAIVEGQTGYCVPQGNVEILRTRILTLVNNENIRKQMGEAARRYYEQNFMFEEMYQKTLAVYKSVLDKNSKVCDN; encoded by the coding sequence ATGAAAATTTTATTTGTAATCACTAGAGCAGATACAGTTGGAGGAGCACAAGTTCACGTTAAAGATTTAGCTCTTAGACTAAAACAAGACAATCATTCTATTAAAGTTATAACAGGCACATCCGGAAAATACATTGATCTTTTAAATTCTCTAAATATTGATGCTATTTCTTGTCCAAGTTTGAAGCGTTCAATTAGCCCGATGAATGATTTTAAAGCCATGAAAGATATTCAAAAGAAGATTGAAGAATTTATCCCAGATATTATAAGTCTTCATTCTAGTAAAGTCGGAATATTGGGCAGATTAGCTTGTTATTTTTCTAATCGCAAGCCTTGCATTTTTACAGCACACGGTTGGTCATTTACCGATGGAGTCCCTGAACCTCAGAAAATAGCTTACCGAATAGTCGAGAAGTTAATACAGCCTTTAGGCTCTAAAACTATTTGTGTTTCAGAGTACGACCGTAGTTTGGGAATTAGTGCAGGAATGAATCCTATTCATTTAGTGACGATTCACAATGGAATGCCAGATATTGAACCTTCCCTTCGGGCAAACCCTGCTCAAAGCAATCCCTTAAGACTGATTATGGTAGCACGAATGGATGCTCAAAAAGATCATTCAACCTTACTTCAAGCTATTACAGGAATTCCAAATATCAAACTTCAGTTTGTCGGAGATGGCTCAAATTATACAGAAATTTATAATCAAGCTAAATATTTAGAATTGCTCGATAAGGTAGAGTTTTTGGGCTTTCAGACTAATGTAGCAAAATTTTTGTCCAAAGCACAGATTTTTCTGTTGATTTCAAATTGGGAAGGTTTTCCACGTACTACTTTAGAGGCGATGCGAGCAGGATTACCGACAATTGTATCCGATGTAGGGGGAGCTTCTGAAGCCATAGTTGAAGGTCAAACAGGTTACTGTGTTCCTCAAGGGAATGTTGAAATACTGAGGACTAGAATATTAACTCTTGTTAATAATGAAAATATCCGCAAGCAGATGGGAGAAGCGGCAAGAAGATACTACGAACAAAACTTTATGTTTGAGGAAATGTATCAAAAGACGCTTGCCGTATACAAAAGCGTTTTAGATAAAAACTCTAAGGTTTGCGATAATTAG
- a CDS encoding methyltransferase domain-containing protein, with protein sequence MISIKKNVPWQLKILLKIIFSRLPLPYNVWRNISIFRHGSMQDAAYAYRVFKKHFNESKLAKDFTTLELGPGDSLFAAAINYSLGGKKSYLVDTGYYASRSVEFYRNFNIFLESEKLPTKDLSACSNLEDILKSYEAFYLTRGLDSLRKIPSNSVDFIFSQAVLEHIKKREFTDVIKELRRIVKDTGYCSHTVDLKDHLGDALNNLRFTEKIWESNFMSSSGFYTNRIRYSEMIDIFKEAGFEISHIYTSQWEQLPTPRSKLAFPFKNMDEKELSISGFSIVLSPV encoded by the coding sequence ATGATTTCTATAAAAAAAAATGTACCTTGGCAACTAAAAATTCTCTTGAAAATAATATTTTCTAGGCTGCCACTACCTTATAATGTTTGGAGAAATATCTCAATTTTTAGACACGGTAGTATGCAAGATGCGGCTTATGCTTATAGGGTTTTCAAGAAACATTTTAATGAAAGCAAACTAGCTAAAGATTTTACTACACTGGAACTAGGACCGGGAGATAGTCTGTTTGCGGCAGCAATCAACTATTCCTTGGGCGGCAAAAAAAGTTATTTAGTAGATACTGGATATTACGCTAGCAGAAGTGTTGAATTCTATCGAAATTTTAATATTTTTTTAGAGTCAGAAAAGTTACCAACAAAAGACCTAAGTGCTTGTAGTAACCTTGAAGATATACTGAAGAGTTATGAAGCTTTCTATTTAACAAGAGGATTAGATTCTTTACGAAAAATCCCTAGTAATTCGGTTGATTTTATATTTTCTCAAGCAGTTTTAGAACACATCAAAAAAAGAGAATTTACTGACGTTATCAAAGAGTTGCGAAGAATTGTTAAAGATACAGGCTACTGTTCGCACACCGTCGATCTAAAAGATCATTTAGGAGATGCCCTTAACAATCTTAGATTTACGGAGAAAATTTGGGAGTCTAATTTTATGTCAAGTTCTGGTTTCTACACGAATAGAATTCGATACTCAGAAATGATAGACATATTTAAAGAGGCTGGCTTTGAGATATCACATATTTATACGAGCCAATGGGAGCAACTACCAACCCCTCGTTCTAAGCTTGCATTTCCATTTAAAAATATGGATGAAAAAGAATTGTCGATCTCAGGATTTTCAATTGTTTTAAGTCCTGTATAA
- a CDS encoding type II toxin-antitoxin system VapC family toxin, with protein MFLLDTNHCSSAILGNLQVRDRLNRIGDGAIATCTIVESELFDMAARSQQRQANTDLVRHFLEGLYIYPLDDITAEVYGTLKAGIFARYAPKDKAQRRRTNLEQLGVGENDLWIAAVVLQHQLTLVTSDRDFRRIQAVEPFEMESWL; from the coding sequence ATGTTTCTCCTCGATACGAATCATTGTAGTTCTGCGATTCTCGGCAATCTTCAAGTTCGCGATCGCCTTAATCGCATTGGAGATGGCGCGATCGCCACTTGTACGATTGTCGAGAGTGAGTTATTTGATATGGCTGCCCGCTCTCAACAGCGACAGGCAAATACGGATTTAGTTCGGCATTTTCTGGAAGGACTCTACATTTATCCGCTCGACGATATCACCGCTGAAGTTTATGGGACTCTCAAAGCAGGAATCTTCGCTCGCTACGCTCCCAAGGATAAAGCACAACGCCGGAGAACAAATCTTGAACAGTTGGGAGTTGGAGAGAACGATCTGTGGATTGCTGCGGTTGTACTTCAGCATCAACTCACTCTCGTAACGAGCGATCGAGATTTCCGACGCATTCAAGCTGTCGAGCCTTTTGAGATGGAATCTTGGCTGTAA
- a CDS encoding glycosyltransferase family 4 protein — MTEIPLIPLMALSCALALVFTGLLKANFQTRFLDIPNDRSSHTRPTPRGGGLGFILAFALTAAFTHPNPLAVGLVLAPLALIGFLDDRGHVPASIRYLVQLLAAALAIAQFGTLPLFAIPFIAIAFTAFINFYNFMDGLDGLVASTAALQLAFLAVTLNQPLWWLLVAALLGFLYWNWSPAKIFMGDVGSTVLGASIAIALLNSPTPTHLWTALPITFPLIGDATYTLSRRLLKGENIFKAHRTHLYQRLQQSGWTHSQVAIAYLLVTGAIAVLISTLGLLGSVMSTGLAISAIAGGEFYLYRRNQHDQGPNSADRVLEALN, encoded by the coding sequence ATGACTGAAATACCCCTTATCCCTTTAATGGCGTTAAGTTGCGCCCTCGCCCTAGTCTTCACCGGGCTCCTCAAGGCGAACTTCCAAACCCGATTCCTCGACATTCCAAACGATCGCAGTTCCCACACCCGCCCGACTCCACGCGGCGGCGGACTGGGCTTTATCCTCGCCTTTGCGCTAACGGCTGCCTTCACCCATCCAAACCCCCTCGCAGTCGGACTGGTTCTCGCGCCCCTCGCTCTCATCGGCTTTCTCGACGATCGCGGTCACGTTCCCGCTTCAATCCGCTACCTCGTTCAACTGCTCGCTGCTGCTCTCGCCATTGCCCAGTTCGGCACTCTGCCACTTTTCGCAATTCCCTTTATCGCGATCGCCTTTACCGCCTTTATCAACTTCTACAACTTTATGGACGGCCTCGACGGTCTCGTTGCCAGTACCGCCGCCCTCCAACTCGCCTTCCTTGCCGTTACCCTCAATCAACCGCTCTGGTGGCTGCTCGTCGCCGCCCTCCTCGGCTTCCTCTACTGGAATTGGTCGCCCGCGAAAATCTTTATGGGCGATGTCGGCAGTACCGTTCTGGGTGCTAGTATCGCGATCGCGCTTCTCAACAGTCCCACGCCTACCCACCTCTGGACTGCCCTTCCCATTACTTTCCCCCTTATCGGCGATGCCACCTACACCCTCAGCCGCCGCCTCCTTAAGGGCGAAAATATCTTCAAAGCGCACCGCACCCACCTCTACCAACGCCTCCAGCAATCCGGTTGGACGCATTCCCAAGTCGCGATCGCGTATCTGTTGGTTACGGGCGCGATCGCGGTTTTGATTAGTACCCTTGGACTCCTCGGCAGTGTTATGAGTACAGGACTAGCGATAAGCGCGATCGCTGGAGGGGAATTTTATCTGTACCGCAGAAACCAGCACGACCAAGGCCCGAATTCAGCAGATCGAGTTTTAGAGGCATTGAATTGA
- a CDS encoding NAD-dependent epimerase/dehydratase family protein yields MSIVITGATGLMGSLFLEALTREQPKAEVHCLVRPDSDRSIINSLALKLYYSVGDSSTPQNWESLLSEKTLNTIIHLAQLRHVPVILDSLKKAQQWPRLIIIGTTGVYSQYNQYSQDYEQAESTLQTYRGSYCLLRPTMIYGSHRDKNLHKLIKFCDRYGFFPVFGSGNCLLQPVHADDLAKALLSVLLNPNIKGSYDLSGGTVVTFRELLALVEKLLEKPVRPLYVPYNLGLGAATFAEKILGARSPVRREQILRLQEDKAYSHEAAQRDFGYEPRSLEIGLAQEIEILRAEGII; encoded by the coding sequence ATGAGTATCGTTATTACAGGAGCAACCGGCTTAATGGGAAGCCTTTTCCTCGAAGCCTTAACCCGCGAACAGCCAAAAGCGGAAGTCCATTGTCTAGTTCGTCCGGATAGCGATCGCTCCATAATCAATAGCCTCGCTCTAAAACTGTATTATTCTGTCGGCGATAGCTCGACTCCTCAAAATTGGGAAAGTCTCCTCAGCGAGAAAACGCTCAACACAATCATTCATCTTGCTCAACTCCGTCACGTTCCAGTTATTCTAGACTCTTTAAAGAAGGCTCAACAGTGGCCTCGCCTAATTATCATTGGAACGACAGGCGTTTATTCTCAATACAATCAATACTCGCAAGACTACGAGCAAGCAGAAAGCACACTCCAAACCTATAGAGGTTCATACTGCCTGCTCCGCCCGACGATGATTTACGGTTCGCACCGCGATAAAAATCTGCATAAATTGATAAAATTCTGCGATCGCTACGGTTTCTTCCCCGTCTTCGGCAGCGGTAACTGCCTCCTCCAACCCGTCCACGCCGACGACCTCGCAAAAGCTCTCCTTTCCGTCCTCCTCAACCCTAATATCAAAGGAAGCTACGACCTCTCTGGCGGAACGGTTGTCACCTTTCGCGAACTCCTTGCCCTCGTTGAAAAACTCCTCGAAAAACCCGTGCGTCCCCTATATGTTCCCTACAATCTCGGTTTGGGAGCGGCAACCTTTGCTGAAAAAATTCTTGGAGCGCGATCGCCTGTCCGCCGCGAACAAATCCTGCGCCTCCAGGAAGACAAAGCTTACTCCCACGAAGCAGCCCAACGAGATTTTGGTTACGAACCGCGATCGCTTGAAATCGGACTCGCCCAAGAAATTGAAATCTTGCGTGCCGAAGGCATCATCTGA